The following are encoded in a window of Castanea sativa cultivar Marrone di Chiusa Pesio chromosome 9, ASM4071231v1 genomic DNA:
- the LOC142611149 gene encoding exocyst complex component SEC15A: MDAKPKRRTVTENGDTGDDLVLATLIGNGDDVGPLVRHAFEMGRPEVLLHQLKTVVKKKEVEIEELCKTHYEEFILAVDELRGVLVDAEELKGELSNDNFKLQEVGSALLIKLEELLESYSIKKNVTGAIKMAKICVQLLDLCVKSNNHISDGQFYPALKTVDLIEKNYLQSIPVKALRMVIEKRIPVIKLHIEKKVTSQFNEWLVHVRSSAKDIGQTAMGHAASARQRDEEMLERQRKAEEQSVSGLGDFAYTLEVEEIDEDSVLKFDLTPLYRAYHIHTCLGLQGQFRDYYYKNRFLQLSSDLQTSTAQPFVESYQTFLAQIAGYFIVEDRVLRTAGGLLSADQVETMWETALAKMTSVLEEQFSHMDSATHLLLVKDYVTLLGSTLRRYGYQVGPLLEVLDKSRDKFHGLLLDECRQQIVDVIANDTYEQMVMKRDTDYENNVLSFGLQISDIMPAFPYIAPFSSMVPDACRIVRSFVKGSVDYLSHGVHSNFYDVVRKYLDKLLIDVLNEAILNTISGGTIGVSQAMQIAANISVLERACDFFLRHAAQLCGIPVRSVERPQASLTAKVVLKTSRDEAYLSLLNLMNTKLDEFMMLTENITWTSEEIPQNGNENINEVIIYIETLMSTAQQILPMDALYKVGSGALEHISNSIVAAFLGDSVRRFNANAVMSINNDLKMLESFADERFLSTGLSEIYKEGSFRGCLIEARQLINLLMSSQPENFMNPVIREKHYNALDYKKVATICEKFKDSSDGIFGSLSSRNTKQSARKRSMDTLKKRLKDFN; encoded by the coding sequence ATGGATGCAAAACCAAAGAGGAGAACTGTCACAGAAAATGGGGATACAGGAGATGACTTGGTCCTTGCAACTTTGATTGGGAATGGGGATGATGTGGGACCTCTAGTCAGGCATGCATTTGAGATGGGGCGGCCTGAAGTGCTCCTGCACCAGCTAAAGACAGTTGTGAAGAAGAAGGAAGTTGAAATCGAGGAGCTCTGCAAGACCCATTATGAGGAATTCATTCTTGCTGTTGATGAACTTCGCGGTGTGCTGGTTGATGCCGAAGAGCTGAAAGGTGAGCTCTcaaatgataatttcaaattgCAAGAGGTTGGCAGTGCTCTTTTGATCAAACTTGAGGAGCTTCTTGAATCTTATTCAATCAAAAAGAATGTGACTGGAGCTATCAAAATGGCTAAGATCTGTGTACAGTTGTTGGACCTTTGTGTCAAAAGTAACAATCATATTTCTGACGGCCAGTTTTATCCTGCATTAAAAACTGTGGATTTGATTGAAAAGAATTATTTGCAGAGTATCCCTGTCAAGGCACTAAGAATGGTGATAGAGAAAAGAATTCCAGTGATAAAATTGCACATTGAAAAGAAAGTTACTAGTCAATTTAATGAATGGTTAGTTCACGTAAGGAGTTCGGCAAAGGATATTGGACAGACAGCAATGGGTCATGCTGCATCAGCTCGCCAGAGGGATGAAGAAATGTTGGAACGCCAGAGGAAGGCAGAGGAACAGAGTGTTTCTGGTTTAGGAGATTTTGCATATACATTAGAGGttgaagaaattgatgaagATTCTGTTTTGAAGTTTGATTTGACACCTCTATATCGAGCATATCACATCCACACTTGCCTGGGACTCCAAGGGCAGTTTCGTGATTATTACTACAAGAATCGATTCTTGCAGCTCAGTTCAGACTTGCAAACATCTACAGCACAACCTTTTGTTGAATCTTATCAGACATTTTTGGCTCAAATTGCTGGTTACTTTATAGTGGAGGATCGGGTCCTGAGGACTGCTGGGGGGCTATTGTCAGCTGATCAGGTTGAGACAATGTGGGAAACTGCTTTAGCGAAAATGACATCAGTTTTAGAGGAACAGTTCTCTCATATGGATTCTGCAACCCACCTTCTGCTTGTGAAGGATTATGTCACTCTTCTTGGCTCTACTCTTAGACGATATGGTTATCAAGTGGGTCCACTTCTTGAGGTGCTTGACAAGAGCCGGGACAAATTCCATGGGCTTCTTTTGGATGAGTGTCGACAACAAATTGTTGACGTTATAGCAAATGACACTTACGAGCAGATGGTAATGAAAAGGGATACTGACTATGAGAATAATGTCTTGTCATTTGGTCTGCAGATCTCAGACATAATGCCAGCTTTTCCATATATTGCACCATTCTCCTCCATGGTACCTGATGCTTGTCGCATTGTCAGATCATTTGTTAAAGGGTCTGTTGATTACCTGTCTCATGGTGTGCATTCTAATTTTTATGATGTTGTGAGAAAGTATTTGGACAAACTTCTGATTGATGTTTTAAATGAAGCAATACTTAATACAATTAGTGGTGGCACCATTGGCGTGTCTCAAGCCATGCAGATTGCTGCAAACATATCTGTTCTTGAAAGAGCATGTGATTTTTTTCTTAGACATGCAGCCCAACTATGTGGGATCCCGGTCCGATCAGTTGAGAGGCCTCAAGCTAGTTTAACTGCCAAGGTGGTTCTAAAAACTTCAAGGGATGAAGCCTATCTTTCTCTGCTGAATCTGATGAACACCAAGTTAGATGAGTTCATGATGCTAACTGAAAATATTACTTGGACTTCAGAGGAAATACCTCAGAATGGGAATGAGAATATTAATGAAGTAATTATTTATATTGAGACTCTTATGTCCACAGCACAGCAAATTTTACCCATGGATGCTCTGTATAAGGTTGGGAGTGGAGCTCTTGAACATATTTCCAACTCAATAGTGGCAGCTTTTCTTGGTGATAGTGTCAGGAGGTTCAATGCTAATGCTGTTATGAGTATCAACAATGATCTAAAGATGCTGGAGTCTTTTGCAGATGAGCGGTTCCTTAGCACTGGCTTGAGTGAAATATACAAGGAAGGTAGTTTTAGAGGCTGTTTAATAGAAGCACGGCAATTGATAAACCTTTTGATGAGCAGTCAGCCTGAGAACTTCATGAATCCAGTGATAAGGGAGAAACACTACAATGCACTGGATTATAAGAAGGTGGCCACTATCTGTGAGAAATTCAAAGATTCTTCTGATGGGATCTTTGGAAGTCTTTCAAGCAGAAATACGAAGCAAAGTGCTCGAAAGAGGTCAATGGACACGCTGAAGAAAAGACTGAAGGACTTCAACTGA
- the LOC142611050 gene encoding 3,9-dihydroxypterocarpan 6A-monooxygenase-like, protein MADLQENLILLLILLASIILVRTFLTKTKTKVRLPPSPRALPIIGHLHLLNRIPHQAFHKLSNQYGPLIYLLFGSKRCVIVSSPEIAREFLKTHETSFLDRPKMTNADYLSYGTADFALAPYGPHWKFMKKLCMTELLGGQTLEHHLPVRCDELKQFLHLLYKKAKANEAVDVGAELITLTNNMISRMALRKRFSKNEDDADKVRKIVKEMCELAGKGNVSEMIWFCKNLDLQGFGKRLKDVRDRFDTMMEKIMNEHEEARKKEMGDGIKDALDILLDIYEDENSEIRMTRENIKAFIMNMFGAGTDTSAVTTEWGLSELINHPKVMAKARQEIDMVIGENKIVEESDIVKLPYMQAIVKEILRLHPTGPLIARECTEDCNIAGFDIPSKTRVYVNVWAIGRDSNHWENPLEFSPERFLIEEGSGNSQLDVRGQHFHFIPFGSGRRSCPGATLALKVVHTTLAAMIQCFEWKVGDEGDGTVDMEEGPGITLPRAHPLVCVPVARLKQFPPI, encoded by the exons ATGGCTGATTTGCAAGAAAATCTTATACTTCTTCTTATCTTGCTAGCATCTATCATTTTGGTCCGAACCTTCCTCACCAAAACTAAAACCAAAGTTCGCCTTCCACCGAGCCCACGAGCACTACCGATCATTGGACACCTCCACCTCCTTAACCGAATCCCTCACCAAGCTTTTCACAAGCTTTCGAACCAATATGGACCTTTAATATACCTACTCTTTGGCTCCAAACGTTGTGTGATTGTTTCCTCGCCGGAAATAGCAAGAGAATTCCTAAAAACCCATGAAACTAGTTTCTTGGACCGCCCCAAAATGACTAACGCAGACTACCTTTCATATGGCACCGCGGATTTCGCTTTGGCACCCTATGGACCTCACTGGAAGTTCATGAAAAAGCTTTGCATGACCGAACTTCTAGGCGGTCAAACACTTGAGCATCACTTACCGGTCAGGTGTGACGAACTAAAGCAGTTTCTACAtctattatataaaaaagcGAAGGCCAATGAGGCAGTTGATGTAGGAGCAGAGCTTATAACGTTAACGAATAACATGATATCAAGGATGGCACTAAGAAAAAGGTTTTCGAAAAATGAAGACGATGCTGACAAAGTGAGGAAGATAGTGAAAGAAATGTGTGAGCTTGCTGGTAAGGGTAATGTGTCGGAAATGATATGGTTTTGCAAGAATTTGGATTTGCAAGGATTTGGGAAAAGGCTTAAGGATGTTCGCGATAGATTTGACACTATGATGGAGAAGATAATGAACGAACACGAAGAGGCAAGGAAGAAGGAGATGGGTGATGGAATAAAAGATGCACTTGATATTTTACTTGATATATACGAAGATGAAAACTCAGAGATCAGAATGACCAGAGAAAACATCAAGGCCTTCAttatg AATATGTTTGGAGCTGGGACAGACACATCAGCTGTGACAACAGAATGGGGACTCTCAGAGCTAATTAATCACCCAAAAGTGATGGCTAAAGCAAGGCAGGAGATTGATATGGTTATTGGGGAAAACAAAATAGTAGAGGAGTCGGATATAGTTAAACTTCCCTACATGCAGGCTATAGTGAAAGAAATACTGAGGCTTCACCCAACTGGCCCCTTAATTGCGAGGGAGTGTACTGAAGATTGTAACATTGCTGGCTTTGATATCCCATCAAAAACCCGGGTTTATGTAAATGTGTGGGCTATTGGAAGGGACTCAAACCACTGGGAGAACCCACTTGAGTTCTCACCGGAGAGGTTTCTTATTGAAGAGGGTAGTGGGAATAGCCAATTGGATGTGAGGGGGCAACACTTCCATTTTATACCATTTGGGAGTGGAAGAAGAAGTTGTCCTGGTGCAACGCTAGCATTGAAGGTTGTTCATACCACACTGGCTGCAATGATTCAGTGCTTTGAATGGAAAGTTGGAGATGAAGGAGATGGTACTGTGGACATGGAAGAGGGACCTGGGATAACCCTTCCTCGGGCTCATCCTCTAGTTTGTGTCCCTGTGGCTAGGCTCAAACAATTTCCACCAATTTGA